The sequence TTGAGACAAAAAGCAGGATGATCAATGTCTTTTTGGCAATCCCCCATCCTCTGTATCTGTTTACCAAATATTTGATCAAGTCATGTTCCCCCTTTGTTAAAATCTTCCAAATCTCTTCTTTTTTGTATTATAACATAATTTATAAATAAGGATAATATTTTCAATCAGTCCGGCAAAAAAAGAAGGCCTCAGCAAAAATGCCGAAGCCTTCTATCTTTTTAGTCTTTAAAGCATGTCAGGTTAATGCCAGGGCAGTTACGGATTTAAACCGATGCCCTTCTTCTTCAATTTCATTGATCAGAACCTTAACCCCAAATGCCTCTTCCATATGTTCTTTCGATACCACTTCATCCACTTTGCCAAATATACTTTTTCCGCTGCGGTTCAAAATCAATGCCTTATCGGATATCTTTAGCGCATGTGCCGGGTAGTGGGTATTAAAAATACAGGATATGTTCTTTTCATCCGCAAGGCGGCGGATTGTATCCAGAATAATCAGCTGGTTTCTAAAATCCAGATTGCTCTCCGGCTCGTCCAGCACCAGTATCCGGGGTTTTGCAGTCAGGGCACGGGCTATTAAAACCATCTGAAGCTCTCCGCCGCTGATCCGGCTCACCAGCTTCCCTCTTAAATAATCAATTCCAACACTCCGGATCGCCTCATCGGCAATTTCCACATCCGCCTTTTTCGGACGGCTGAAATTTCCGATATGGGCACTGCGTCCCAGTAAGACCATCTCCTCTACCGTATAGGAAAAAAGGGACGCTTTCGCCTGGGGAACATAGGCAATTGTCTGCCAGACATCTTTTACAGACATTTCTGCCAGACATGTTCCATCCAGATAGCTTCCGCCTGATTTCCATTTCAGCAGTCCCATCATATTGCGAAGCAGCGTGGTTTTGCCTACACCGTTTGGTCCCAGGATTGCCAGTACTTCTCCATCCTGAAGCCGGAATGTGATTTCTTTTAAAATTTCTTCCCCTGCCTTATATCCAAAGCAGCCTTTCTTTACTTCAAAAATCACAGCCATCCTCCTCCTGTCTTTCTCAGCAATAGAATAAATACCGGGGCTCCGATCACTGCCGTCAGAATCGACAGGGGAATTTCAGCCGTCGTTGCAGCCCTGGCAGTCGTATCCATAACCAGCATAAATACTGCGCCCAGACTGATGCTGGCTGGAATGACCCGTTCGTTATTGCTTCCAAATAACATCCGGACCCCATGGGGAATTAAAAGCCCCACCCACTCGATCCGTCCGCACATGGAGGCGCAGGAGGCCGTAATCAATGCTGCTGCCAGAATAATGATAATGCGAAGCTTTCTTAAGTCAATTCCCATGGACCTTGCTTCATCCTCAGACATTGACAGGATATTCAACCGCCAGCGAAGCAGATAAATTGTCAGAATCCCCCCGCAGATCAAGGGACCTCCGATAGCCAGACTCTTGTAGGTAATTCCGGCCATACTTCCTAACAGCCAGTAGGTGATGGTTGGCAGCTGAGATTCCGGATCAGCCACATATTTAACCAGGGATACCAGGGAAGTAAAAAGAGAGGAAACCGCGATTCCTGCCAGAATGATCATAAACGTGGAAGACTGACCTTTAACCTTGCTGATGGAATAAGTAAGCATAATCGCAATCAGGCCAAATACCAGGGCCACCAGCTGAACCCATAAAAGACTGTCAGAAAATAAAAGGGCCAGTGCCGCACCAAAACATGCTCCCTGTGCCACCCCCAGAGTATCCGGAGTCGCCAGCGCATTGGAAAATAAGGGCTGAAAAGCCGCTCCCGAGACAGCCAGCCCTGCTCCGCAAAGAACTGCCAGTATGATTCTTGGCAGCCGGATATTGAATACGACACTGTATGCCTGGGGTTCGATGGCATCTTTTCCGGAAACCGCATAG is a genomic window of Lacrimispora sphenoides containing:
- a CDS encoding FecCD family ABC transporter permease — translated: MLMKRYGTGTRILLILAPVLTALICLGIGRYSFNLADICKLLYTYAVSGKDAIEPQAYSVVFNIRLPRIILAVLCGAGLAVSGAAFQPLFSNALATPDTLGVAQGACFGAALALLFSDSLLWVQLVALVFGLIAIMLTYSISKVKGQSSTFMIILAGIAVSSLFTSLVSLVKYVADPESQLPTITYWLLGSMAGITYKSLAIGGPLICGGILTIYLLRWRLNILSMSEDEARSMGIDLRKLRIIIILAAALITASCASMCGRIEWVGLLIPHGVRMLFGSNNERVIPASISLGAVFMLVMDTTARAATTAEIPLSILTAVIGAPVFILLLRKTGGGWL